Proteins encoded within one genomic window of Alcanivorax sp. REN37:
- a CDS encoding efflux RND transporter permease subunit, producing the protein MNLVAALIRRPIASVLLALALVLSGLLCWRLLPVSPLPQVDFPVIVVYANLPGASPESMASTVATPLERALGSIAGVQSISSSSNQGSTQIVLQFDLDRDINEAARAVQAAINVARDQLPSGMPGHPQYFKVNPSQAPIMGLALSSPNLSPGELYDLAASIIGQKLAQVGGVGEVNISGASLPAVRVQLDPAALIHAGLSLDEVRRAISQANALRPLGMVESRSHRWEVRTSDPLREADEYRELVVRERDGVLVRLGDVALVTASVEDRYSSGFHNRQPAVILTVNRQPDANMVATIDRLHEELPRLRALLPPDAELAVIMDRSPGIRAGLLDAQYTLLVAIVLVVLVVWAFLGRLRTALIPSLAIPVSLIGAAVVMYFQGFSLNNLSLLALIIAAGLVVDDAIVVLENIQRHLDRGTPPLQAALVGTREVGFTLLAMNLALVVVFVSILFMGGVVEKLFREFSITLAAAMVISLAVSLSLTPALAALWLRPTPPAERGHGHRFDSLLAVYTVALDWALRHRRLMLIALAGVMAGSVYLFIAVPKSTLPQQDTGQIRGFVRGDDGFSFQVMQPKIEAFRQLILADPAVADVTGTSGGSGGLTNAQLTINLKPLSERGVSAQQVVERLREAAPQVPGGRMFMMVDQDIYLSGPFSRSDFEVVLRSDSLKDLRQWAMRLTDAMEAMPELTDVSGRNNEGTRQMVLDIDREEAARLGVDMATIASVLSNSFSQRQVATLYDELNQYRVVMEVLPAYTEQPSVLEKLEVLASDGRRVPLASFARWDYGQANDRVRHDGQFAAEGIGYALAPGVTAEQAEAAIQRVTAELMMPSSVFIADGSGRPDFSANMSQPMLLLSVLLAVFFVLGILYESTLHPLTILSTLPPAGVGALAALQLTGTPFSLIALLGLFLLIGIVMKNAILMIDFALAAQREQGLTPLAAIREAARLRLRPILMTNLAGLLGALPLVMGFGDGAEMRRPLGIAIMGGLAVSQFLTLFTTPVVYFYLERLRQWSLRRRAAAESDHETA; encoded by the coding sequence ATGAATCTGGTGGCCGCGCTGATTCGCCGGCCGATTGCGTCGGTGCTGCTGGCACTGGCGTTGGTGCTGTCTGGGCTGCTGTGCTGGCGGCTGCTGCCGGTATCGCCGCTGCCGCAGGTGGATTTTCCGGTGATCGTGGTCTACGCCAACCTGCCGGGCGCCAGCCCGGAAAGCATGGCGTCCACCGTTGCCACGCCGTTAGAGCGCGCGCTCGGCAGCATTGCTGGGGTGCAGAGCATCAGCTCCAGCAGCAACCAGGGCAGCACCCAGATCGTGCTGCAATTCGATCTCGACCGGGACATCAACGAAGCGGCGCGGGCGGTGCAGGCTGCCATCAACGTCGCCCGCGACCAATTGCCGTCTGGCATGCCCGGCCATCCGCAGTATTTCAAGGTGAACCCCTCGCAGGCGCCGATCATGGGTTTGGCGCTCAGCTCGCCGAACCTGTCGCCCGGTGAGCTGTATGACCTGGCAGCGTCGATCATCGGCCAGAAACTGGCGCAGGTGGGCGGCGTCGGCGAAGTGAATATTTCCGGGGCGTCGCTGCCGGCGGTGCGGGTGCAGCTGGACCCGGCGGCGTTGATCCACGCCGGTTTGTCACTCGATGAAGTGCGCCGTGCCATCAGCCAGGCCAACGCGCTACGGCCGCTGGGCATGGTGGAAAGCCGCAGCCACCGCTGGGAAGTGCGCACCTCCGATCCACTGCGCGAGGCGGATGAGTACCGCGAACTGGTGGTGCGCGAGCGCGACGGCGTGTTGGTACGGCTCGGTGATGTGGCACTGGTGACCGCCTCGGTGGAAGACCGCTACAGCAGCGGTTTTCACAACCGTCAGCCGGCGGTGATCCTCACCGTCAACCGCCAGCCGGACGCCAACATGGTGGCCACCATCGACCGGCTGCATGAAGAACTGCCGCGCCTGCGCGCGTTGCTGCCGCCGGATGCCGAGCTGGCAGTGATCATGGACCGCTCGCCGGGCATCCGCGCCGGCTTGCTGGATGCGCAGTACACGCTGCTGGTGGCGATTGTGCTGGTGGTGCTGGTGGTGTGGGCGTTTCTCGGCCGCTTGCGCACCGCGCTGATTCCGTCGCTGGCGATCCCGGTGTCGCTGATCGGTGCGGCAGTGGTGATGTATTTTCAGGGCTTCTCGCTCAACAACCTGTCGCTGTTGGCGCTGATCATCGCCGCCGGGCTGGTGGTGGACGACGCCATCGTGGTGCTGGAGAACATCCAACGCCATCTCGACCGTGGCACGCCGCCACTGCAGGCGGCGCTGGTGGGCACCCGCGAAGTGGGCTTCACATTACTGGCGATGAACTTGGCGCTGGTGGTGGTGTTCGTGTCGATCCTGTTCATGGGCGGGGTGGTGGAAAAGCTGTTCCGCGAATTCTCCATCACGCTGGCGGCGGCGATGGTGATCTCGTTGGCGGTGTCGCTGTCACTGACACCGGCGCTGGCGGCGCTGTGGCTGCGACCGACGCCGCCGGCGGAGCGTGGCCATGGCCACCGGTTCGACAGCCTGCTGGCGGTGTACACGGTGGCGCTGGATTGGGCACTGCGCCACCGGCGGTTGATGCTGATCGCGCTGGCCGGAGTAATGGCCGGCAGTGTCTACCTGTTCATCGCGGTGCCGAAGAGCACCTTGCCGCAGCAAGACACCGGCCAGATCCGCGGTTTCGTGCGCGGCGACGACGGTTTCTCGTTCCAAGTGATGCAGCCGAAGATCGAGGCGTTCCGGCAACTGATTCTGGCTGATCCGGCGGTGGCCGATGTGACCGGCACCAGCGGCGGCAGCGGCGGCCTCACCAACGCCCAGCTCACCATCAACCTGAAGCCACTCAGCGAGCGTGGTGTCAGCGCCCAGCAGGTAGTGGAGCGGCTGCGCGAGGCGGCACCACAAGTGCCCGGCGGGCGCATGTTCATGATGGTGGACCAGGATATTTATCTCAGCGGTCCGTTCAGCCGCAGCGATTTCGAAGTGGTGTTGCGTTCCGACTCATTGAAGGACCTGCGCCAGTGGGCAATGCGCCTCACCGATGCCATGGAAGCGATGCCGGAGCTGACCGATGTCAGCGGCCGCAACAATGAAGGCACGCGCCAGATGGTGCTCGACATCGACCGCGAGGAAGCGGCGCGGCTGGGTGTCGATATGGCCACCATCGCCTCAGTGCTGAGCAACTCGTTTTCCCAGCGCCAGGTGGCCACGCTCTATGACGAGCTGAACCAGTACCGGGTGGTGATGGAAGTGCTGCCGGCTTACACCGAGCAGCCGTCGGTATTGGAAAAACTGGAAGTGCTGGCCAGCGATGGCCGCCGCGTGCCGCTGGCCAGCTTTGCGCGCTGGGATTACGGCCAGGCCAATGACCGTGTCCGTCACGATGGCCAGTTTGCCGCCGAAGGCATCGGTTATGCGCTGGCGCCGGGGGTGACGGCGGAACAGGCGGAAGCCGCCATCCAGCGCGTCACCGCTGAACTGATGATGCCGTCCTCGGTGTTCATTGCCGACGGCAGCGGCCGCCCGGATTTCAGCGCCAATATGAGCCAGCCGATGTTGCTGCTGTCGGTGCTGCTGGCGGTGTTTTTTGTGCTCGGCATCCTTTACGAGAGCACCTTGCACCCGCTCACGATTCTATCCACCTTGCCGCCGGCCGGAGTCGGTGCCTTGGCAGCGCTGCAATTGACCGGTACCCCGTTCAGCCTGATTGCGCTGCTGGGGCTGTTCTTGCTGATTGGCATCGTGATGAAAAACGCGATCTTGATGATCGACTTCGCGCTAGCCGCCCAGCGTGAACAGGGGCTGACGCCGTTGGCCGCCATTCGCGAAGCGGCGCGGCTGCGGCTGCGGCCGATCCTGATGACCAACCTCGCTGGCCTGCTTGGCGCCCTGCCGCTGGTCATGGGCTTTGGTGACGGCGCCGAAATGCGCCGGCCGCTGGGCATCGCCATCATGGGCGGCTTGGCGGTCAGCCAGTTCTTGACCTTGTTCACCACGCCGGTGGTGTATTTCTACTTGGAGCGGTTGCGGCAGTGGAGCCTGCGCCGCCGTGCTGCCGCGGAGTCTGACCATGAAACTGCGTAA
- a CDS encoding efflux RND transporter periplasmic adaptor subunit, whose product MSQPASARLSRAALVWGLVFVLLVGAILWVLMRTPKAATAPSRGLFGQPAVVRVVPVERGPLSVQVKAIGTVTPLNTVQVRSRVAGELVRLAFEEGAEVAAGDLLAEIDPRPYQVQLAQAEGQARQNQAQLQNAEQDLALYEELFKDDAIARQTLTEQRALVAQLRAAAQTNQAQIDDARLQLSWTRITAPVAGRVGLRALDPGNLVGANDSTALVTLTQTRPINVLFTVPETQLQALRDALGAQPLVVEAVARNDQTVLARGTLTTFDNQIDTATGTLKLKAEFSNDDDALFPNQFVNVRLFLRTLDDTLTIPSDAVQYGSRGTYVYVEHDGKVALRFIGLGPVDGERVAVLSGLEEGEQVVLEGIDRLRDGAPVVVTDGAPEAVNVDAVPTETSEDAPARSGRRARQ is encoded by the coding sequence ATGTCGCAACCTGCTTCTGCCCGTCTGTCTCGCGCCGCCTTGGTGTGGGGCTTGGTGTTTGTGCTGTTGGTCGGCGCCATCCTCTGGGTGCTGATGCGCACGCCGAAGGCGGCCACGGCGCCGTCCCGCGGTCTGTTCGGACAGCCGGCGGTGGTGCGCGTGGTGCCGGTGGAACGTGGCCCACTGTCGGTGCAGGTAAAAGCGATTGGCACCGTCACCCCGCTCAATACCGTGCAAGTGCGCAGCCGCGTGGCGGGCGAGCTGGTGCGGCTGGCGTTCGAGGAAGGCGCCGAAGTGGCCGCCGGCGACCTGCTCGCTGAAATCGACCCGCGTCCCTACCAAGTACAGCTGGCGCAAGCCGAAGGCCAAGCGCGGCAGAACCAAGCCCAACTGCAGAATGCCGAACAAGACTTGGCGCTCTATGAAGAGCTGTTCAAGGACGATGCCATTGCTCGCCAGACGCTCACCGAGCAGCGCGCGCTGGTGGCGCAGCTGCGCGCTGCCGCTCAGACCAACCAGGCCCAGATTGATGATGCCCGTCTGCAGCTGTCGTGGACGCGCATCACCGCGCCAGTGGCTGGACGCGTTGGTCTGCGCGCGTTGGACCCGGGCAACCTGGTCGGCGCCAATGACAGCACCGCGCTGGTGACGCTGACCCAGACCCGCCCCATCAACGTGCTGTTCACCGTGCCGGAAACCCAATTGCAGGCGCTGCGTGACGCACTGGGTGCTCAGCCGCTGGTGGTAGAGGCGGTGGCGCGCAACGACCAAACGGTGCTGGCGCGTGGCACCCTGACCACGTTCGATAACCAGATCGACACCGCCACCGGCACGCTGAAACTGAAAGCCGAATTCAGCAACGACGATGACGCGCTGTTCCCCAACCAATTCGTTAACGTGCGGCTGTTCCTGCGCACCCTGGATGACACCCTCACCATTCCCTCCGATGCGGTGCAGTACGGCTCGCGCGGCACCTATGTGTATGTCGAGCACGACGGCAAAGTGGCATTGCGCTTCATCGGCCTCGGTCCGGTGGACGGCGAGCGGGTGGCGGTGTTGAGTGGTCTGGAAGAAGGCGAACAGGTGGTGCTGGAAGGCATCGACCGACTGCGCGACGGTGCCCCGGTGGTGGTCACCGATGGCGCGCCGGAAGCGGTCAACGTGGATGCGGTGCCGACTGAAACCAGTGAGGACGCACCTGCCCGCAGCGGCCGCCGGGCCCGTCAATGA
- a CDS encoding putative porin — MKRKLVMLALLTAGVAQAQAPDATTVNLIRLLVEQGVLEAEQADALLRQAQQQAAPALTAEPGDVRVPYIPENVREEITASLREQVIAEAERDGWAAPGQVADWTRRIKVDADVRLRDESRFMGDGNDPYLVDYHRFNQEGPQDMSPAQIGLGAYPPFYNTTRDRTNLIRVRARLGVTAMLSDHWEAGLRLATGSSDDPVSTNQTLGGGLEKKDFWLDRGYIRWRSGDRWSVTGGRFATPFLFTDMLYSNDLNLDGLAVGFDDTDGSGLFATLGAFPLEYTSDDSPSRSEVKQRSKDKWLFGAQVGARFQFSERNSLLAAASFYEFDNISGERSAACSPWRSPREGGYGCSTDWSRPAFMQKGNTVFMLRDIALDPTDPAATPMPQYVGLAAEFQLLDLHLRWDGDLVNDLRYRVHANYIQNLGYSESKMYRRMGATAQGSTDGLIGNNVDLAGRIKSGDTAWMLELSVGNALDIREQGQWLLQAGYKRIEPDALPDAYNDASFHRGGTNAKGFYLSGAYGLHRNVWTQLRWMSTEEVYGAPLAFDIVQLDLNARF, encoded by the coding sequence ATGAAACGCAAACTCGTGATGCTGGCACTGCTCACCGCCGGCGTGGCCCAAGCACAAGCCCCGGACGCCACCACCGTGAACCTGATCCGGCTGCTGGTGGAGCAGGGCGTGCTGGAAGCGGAGCAAGCCGATGCCCTGCTGCGCCAAGCGCAGCAGCAGGCGGCACCGGCACTGACGGCAGAGCCCGGCGATGTGCGGGTGCCCTACATTCCGGAGAACGTGCGCGAAGAAATCACCGCCTCGCTGCGCGAGCAAGTGATCGCCGAAGCCGAACGCGATGGCTGGGCCGCGCCCGGCCAAGTGGCCGATTGGACCCGCCGCATCAAAGTGGACGCCGACGTGCGCTTGCGCGATGAGTCGCGCTTCATGGGTGACGGCAACGATCCTTACTTGGTCGATTACCACCGCTTCAACCAAGAAGGGCCGCAGGACATGTCGCCGGCGCAGATCGGCCTCGGCGCCTACCCGCCGTTCTACAACACCACGCGTGATCGCACTAACCTGATCCGCGTGCGCGCCCGGCTGGGTGTGACGGCAATGCTGTCTGATCACTGGGAGGCCGGGCTGCGGCTGGCCACCGGCAGCAGCGACGATCCGGTGTCCACCAACCAGACCCTTGGCGGCGGTCTGGAGAAAAAAGATTTCTGGCTGGATCGCGGTTACATCCGCTGGCGCTCCGGTGACCGCTGGAGCGTCACCGGGGGCCGGTTCGCCACCCCGTTCCTGTTCACCGACATGCTCTATTCCAACGATCTAAATCTGGATGGTCTGGCGGTGGGCTTTGACGACACCGACGGCAGCGGCCTGTTCGCCACCCTGGGCGCCTTCCCGCTGGAGTACACCAGCGACGACAGCCCCAGCCGCAGTGAGGTGAAGCAGCGTTCGAAGGACAAATGGCTGTTTGGTGCCCAGGTCGGTGCGCGTTTCCAGTTCTCCGAGCGCAACAGCCTGTTGGCGGCGGCCAGTTTCTATGAGTTCGACAATATCAGCGGTGAGCGCAGTGCTGCCTGCTCCCCCTGGCGCTCGCCGCGCGAGGGCGGCTATGGCTGCTCCACGGACTGGTCGCGCCCGGCGTTCATGCAGAAGGGCAACACCGTGTTCATGCTGCGTGACATCGCGCTCGATCCCACCGATCCGGCCGCCACGCCGATGCCGCAGTACGTGGGCTTGGCCGCCGAGTTCCAGTTGCTCGACCTGCACCTGCGCTGGGACGGTGATCTGGTCAATGACCTGCGCTACCGCGTGCACGCCAACTACATCCAGAACCTCGGCTACAGCGAGAGCAAGATGTACCGCCGCATGGGCGCCACCGCCCAAGGCAGCACCGACGGCTTGATCGGTAACAACGTCGACCTCGCCGGTCGCATCAAGAGCGGCGACACCGCCTGGATGCTGGAGCTGTCGGTGGGCAACGCCCTCGATATCCGCGAGCAGGGCCAGTGGCTGCTGCAGGCCGGCTACAAGCGCATCGAGCCCGATGCCCTGCCGGACGCCTACAACGACGCCAGCTTCCACCGTGGCGGCACCAACGCCAAGGGCTTCTACCTCAGCGGCGCCTACGGTCTGCACCGCAATGTCTGGACCCAGCTACGCTGGATGAGCACTGAGGAAGTCTATGGCGCTCCGCTGGCGTTCGACATCGTCCAACTCGACCTGAACGCGAGGTTCTGA
- a CDS encoding multidrug efflux RND transporter permease subunit encodes MSSFSRPFILRPVATSLLMLALLVAGLLAWRLLPVAALPQVDYPIIQVFTFHPGAGPDVTARTITAPLERNLGKIPGLKQMSSTSSGGASVITLQFGLDVNLGVAEQEVQAALNTADSLLPSDLPSPPIYRKVNPADAPILTLAVTSESLPLPHVHDLVDTRMAQKLAQLPGVGMVSLAGGQRPALRVQVNAAALAAQSLTLDDVRSAIVATNVNQPKGSFDGPFRSTMLDANDQIQSVADYRKLILSWAGNAPLRLGDVAEIREDAEDRFLAAWADTQPAVLVNIQRQPGANVIDVADQVKALLPQLTATLPASVDVRVLTDRTESIRSAVRDVQRELLFAIGLVVLVTFVFLRTASATVIPSVAVPLSLVGTFAFMYLAGYSINNLSLMALTIATGFVVDDAIVMLENIARHREQGASPMQAALVGAKEIGFTLVSLTVSLVAVLIPLLFMGDVVGRLFHEFAVTLAVAIGLSLVVSLTLTPMMSARLLKRLPPQADPNSWSERMIRRYGEALDWVLDHQRWALLAMLVTLALTALLYLMVQKDFFPVQDSGVIQVVTEGPQTTSFVAMAERQQALAAVLLEDDAVSSLSSFIGVDGTNTTLNSGRMLINLPPHAERSEGVQAVMTRLRERAAAVSGIRAWFQPVQELSIEDRVSRTQYLFTLTAPSSALLAEWVPVLVDALQQQPELADVATDLQQKGLQAYVDIDRDAAARLGVDVSTVANTLQNAFGQRQIATLFTQATQYRVVLEVAPEQATGLDALQQIYLRSRDGTPIPLASVATVTQRPAALVVNHQGQFPSVTVSFNLAPKVSLGQAVRAIDAVQQQLDMPLEVESRYQGAAESFRASLSNTLWLILAAVVTMYIVLGVLYESTIHPITILSTLPSAAVGALLALLVTGRPFDMIAVIGVVLLIGLVKKNGIMMVDFALDAQRHQGMSPRDAIHRAALMRFRPILMTTLAALFGAVPLMLASGSGAELRQPLGLVMVGGLLVSQVLTLFTTPVVYLLFDRLVPKPAPSAELQP; translated from the coding sequence ATGAGCAGTTTCTCGCGCCCGTTCATCCTGCGGCCAGTGGCCACCTCGCTGCTGATGCTGGCGTTGCTGGTGGCCGGTCTGCTGGCGTGGCGACTGTTGCCGGTGGCGGCGCTGCCACAGGTGGATTACCCGATCATCCAGGTGTTCACCTTCCACCCCGGTGCTGGCCCGGATGTGACCGCGCGCACCATCACCGCGCCGCTGGAACGCAACCTCGGCAAGATACCCGGACTCAAGCAGATGTCGTCCACCAGCTCCGGCGGTGCTTCGGTGATCACGCTGCAATTCGGGCTGGATGTAAACCTCGGTGTGGCCGAGCAGGAGGTGCAGGCAGCGCTCAATACCGCGGACAGCCTGCTGCCGTCGGACCTGCCGTCACCGCCGATCTACCGCAAGGTGAACCCCGCCGATGCGCCGATCCTGACGCTGGCGGTGACCTCGGAAAGCCTGCCGCTGCCCCATGTGCACGATTTGGTTGATACCCGCATGGCGCAGAAGTTGGCGCAGCTGCCCGGTGTCGGCATGGTCAGCCTTGCCGGCGGCCAGCGGCCGGCGCTGCGGGTGCAGGTCAACGCCGCGGCGCTGGCAGCGCAAAGCCTGACGTTGGATGACGTGCGCAGCGCCATCGTCGCCACCAACGTCAACCAGCCGAAAGGCAGCTTCGATGGCCCGTTCCGCTCCACCATGTTGGACGCCAACGACCAGATCCAATCGGTGGCCGACTACCGCAAGCTGATCCTCAGCTGGGCCGGCAACGCGCCGCTGCGGCTCGGCGATGTGGCCGAGATCCGCGAAGACGCCGAAGACCGTTTCCTCGCCGCCTGGGCCGACACCCAGCCGGCGGTGCTGGTCAATATCCAGCGCCAGCCCGGCGCCAACGTGATTGACGTTGCTGACCAGGTAAAAGCCCTGCTGCCGCAGCTCACCGCCACCTTGCCGGCCTCGGTGGATGTGCGGGTGCTCACCGACCGCACCGAAAGCATCCGTTCGGCGGTGCGCGATGTGCAGCGCGAATTGCTGTTCGCCATCGGCTTGGTGGTGCTGGTGACTTTCGTATTCCTGCGCACCGCCTCGGCCACCGTAATCCCCAGCGTGGCCGTGCCGCTATCGTTGGTCGGCACCTTTGCGTTCATGTACTTGGCCGGTTATTCGATCAACAACCTGTCGCTGATGGCGCTCACCATTGCCACCGGCTTTGTGGTCGATGACGCCATCGTGATGCTGGAAAACATTGCCCGTCACCGTGAGCAAGGCGCGTCGCCGATGCAGGCGGCGCTGGTGGGCGCCAAAGAGATCGGTTTCACCCTGGTGTCGCTGACGGTATCGCTGGTGGCAGTGCTGATTCCGCTGCTGTTCATGGGCGATGTGGTGGGCCGGCTGTTCCATGAATTCGCGGTGACGCTGGCGGTGGCGATTGGGCTGTCGCTGGTGGTGTCGCTGACGCTGACGCCGATGATGAGCGCGCGCCTGCTGAAACGGTTGCCGCCGCAGGCGGATCCCAACAGCTGGAGCGAGCGCATGATCCGCCGCTACGGCGAGGCGTTGGATTGGGTGCTCGACCATCAACGCTGGGCGCTGCTGGCAATGTTGGTCACGCTGGCGTTGACCGCGTTGCTGTACCTGATGGTGCAGAAGGACTTCTTCCCGGTGCAGGACAGCGGTGTGATCCAGGTGGTCACCGAAGGCCCGCAAACCACCTCGTTCGTGGCCATGGCGGAGCGCCAGCAAGCGCTGGCGGCGGTGCTGCTGGAAGACGACGCGGTCAGCAGCCTGTCGTCGTTTATCGGCGTCGATGGCACCAACACCACCCTCAACAGCGGCCGCATGCTGATCAACCTGCCGCCCCATGCTGAACGCAGCGAAGGGGTACAGGCGGTGATGACTCGGCTGCGTGAGCGCGCAGCAGCAGTCAGCGGTATCCGCGCTTGGTTCCAGCCGGTGCAAGAGCTCAGCATTGAGGACCGCGTCAGCCGCACCCAGTACCTGTTCACGCTCACCGCGCCGTCCAGCGCGCTGCTGGCGGAGTGGGTGCCGGTGCTGGTGGATGCGCTGCAGCAGCAGCCGGAGCTGGCCGATGTCGCCACCGATCTGCAACAAAAAGGGCTGCAGGCCTACGTCGACATCGACCGCGATGCCGCCGCACGCCTCGGCGTGGATGTCAGCACCGTGGCCAACACCCTGCAGAACGCCTTTGGCCAGCGCCAGATTGCCACGCTGTTTACCCAAGCCACCCAATACCGGGTGGTGCTGGAAGTGGCGCCGGAGCAGGCCACTGGGCTGGATGCACTGCAACAGATCTACCTGCGCAGCCGCGACGGCACACCGATCCCACTGGCGTCGGTGGCCACCGTCACCCAGCGGCCGGCGGCGTTGGTGGTCAACCATCAGGGCCAGTTCCCATCGGTGACGGTGTCGTTCAACTTGGCGCCGAAGGTGTCGCTGGGGCAGGCGGTGCGTGCCATCGACGCGGTGCAGCAACAGCTGGACATGCCGCTGGAAGTGGAAAGCCGCTACCAAGGCGCGGCGGAGTCGTTCCGCGCCTCGCTGTCCAACACCCTGTGGCTGATTCTGGCGGCGGTGGTGACCATGTACATCGTGCTCGGCGTGCTTTACGAGAGCACCATTCACCCGATCACCATTCTCTCCACGCTGCCGTCGGCGGCGGTGGGTGCGCTGTTGGCGCTGCTGGTGACCGGGCGGCCGTTCGACATGATTGCAGTGATCGGGGTGGTGCTGCTGATCGGACTGGTGAAGAAGAACGGCATCATGATGGTGGACTTCGCGCTGGATGCGCAGCGCCACCAAGGGATGTCGCCGCGTGACGCCATCCACCGCGCTGCGCTGATGCGTTTCCGGCCGATCTTGATGACCACGCTGGCGGCGCTGTTTGGTGCGGTGCCGTTGATGCTGGCCAGCGGTTCCGGCGCTGAACTGCGCCAACCACTGGGATTGGTGATGGTGGGCGGGCTGCTGGTGAGCCAGGTGTTGACGCTGTTCACCACGCCGGTGGTGTACCTGCTGTTTGATCGGCTGGTGCCGAAGCCGGCCCCCAGCGCCGAGCTGCAACCATGA
- a CDS encoding helix-turn-helix domain-containing protein, producing MARFIAPASSAASPLPPVQLESAFVRVAERGNFADAAQDLALTPVALRRMMDRLQRQQGARLLFRQERQVCLTWAGQQLYQRLQGHPLTPSRPLVMAVSEPLLSGFLQRGLLQLMRQQPQLQLVLQAVPLGAAAAQSDLAVLLSDSAPADDARHMGQVEFSPHVARRQLRHSPWLAELDSAAVGQLVGVQPESMAQCPTLAGWHQWLSRYAQGWVQVPASEHARAQLQGGRAVALLPTFTPQLAPELVAVRWRGESLPHLRVWLHSDAAAPSAPLQWLHNAVGGLLQERATWLGTRVQ from the coding sequence ATGGCACGGTTTATCGCACCGGCTTCCAGCGCGGCCAGCCCGCTGCCGCCGGTGCAATTGGAAAGCGCTTTTGTGCGGGTCGCCGAGCGCGGCAACTTCGCCGATGCGGCACAAGACCTGGCGCTGACGCCGGTGGCGCTGCGCCGCATGATGGATCGGCTGCAACGCCAGCAGGGCGCGCGGCTGTTGTTCCGCCAAGAACGGCAGGTGTGCCTGACCTGGGCCGGCCAGCAGCTGTACCAGCGCTTGCAGGGGCATCCGTTGACGCCTTCGCGACCGCTAGTGATGGCAGTATCGGAGCCGCTGTTGTCCGGCTTCCTGCAACGCGGATTGTTGCAACTGATGCGCCAGCAACCGCAGTTGCAGCTGGTGCTACAGGCGGTGCCGCTTGGTGCCGCCGCCGCGCAGTCAGATTTGGCGGTACTGCTCAGCGACAGCGCGCCGGCGGACGACGCCCGCCACATGGGGCAGGTGGAATTCTCGCCCCATGTGGCGCGGCGTCAGCTGCGCCATAGCCCATGGCTGGCGGAACTGGACAGCGCTGCGGTCGGCCAGTTGGTCGGCGTACAGCCGGAAAGCATGGCTCAGTGCCCGACGCTGGCGGGTTGGCACCAGTGGCTGTCGCGCTACGCCCAAGGTTGGGTGCAAGTGCCGGCCAGCGAACACGCCCGCGCCCAGCTGCAGGGTGGCCGCGCGGTGGCACTGCTGCCCACCTTCACGCCGCAATTGGCACCGGAGCTGGTGGCCGTGCGTTGGCGCGGCGAGTCATTGCCGCATTTGCGTGTGTGGTTGCACAGCGATGCCGCCGCGCCGAGCGCGCCGCTGCAGTGGCTGCATAACGCGGTCGGCGGCCTGCTGCAGGAGCGCGCCACCTGGCTCGGCACCCGGGTGCAATAA
- a CDS encoding YbjN domain-containing protein: MSEHLELIRHFSAEQLATLLREQGYRVTVDEEGRLLRSASQGLAFLARFGNAAETDGQWLDVTFGLTLQVDGELPAELVNRWNSRMRFARLSHQGDALVLEQDLMVAGGVHVDAVKAQLTLWDRLIQELVFFLREQLAADDSQRASA, encoded by the coding sequence ATGAGCGAGCATCTCGAACTGATCCGTCACTTCAGCGCTGAACAACTGGCCACTTTGCTGCGTGAGCAAGGCTACCGCGTCACCGTGGATGAGGAGGGCCGGCTGCTGCGCAGTGCCAGCCAAGGCCTGGCGTTCCTGGCTCGGTTCGGTAATGCGGCCGAGACCGATGGCCAGTGGCTGGATGTCACCTTTGGCCTCACCCTGCAAGTGGACGGCGAACTGCCGGCCGAGCTGGTGAACCGCTGGAACAGCCGCATGCGTTTCGCCCGCCTCAGCCATCAGGGCGATGCGCTGGTGCTGGAGCAAGACCTGATGGTGGCGGGCGGTGTCCATGTGGATGCCGTGAAGGCCCAGCTAACGCTGTGGGACCGGCTGATCCAAGAACTGGTGTTTTTCCTACGCGAGCAATTGGCGGCAGACGATAGCCAGCGCGCCAGCGCTTAA